In Eupeodes corollae chromosome 3, idEupCoro1.1, whole genome shotgun sequence, a single genomic region encodes these proteins:
- the LOC129951920 gene encoding larval cuticle protein A2B-like, with amino-acid sequence MAFKLVLLLACAAVASAGIIAPAAPLAAVQVEEYDPHPQYTYGYDVQDALTGDSKSQVENRDGGVVSGQYSLNDADGYRRIVDYTSDPINGFNAVVRREPLAAPALLKAAPAGLAYTVGSGLVKTSYASPLISYAY; translated from the exons ATGGCATTCAaa TTAGTTCTTTTATTGGCATGTGCAGCAGTCGCTAGTGCTGGAATTATCGCCCCCGCTGCTCCTTTGGCCGCTGTTCAGGTTGAAGAATATGATCCCCACCCACAATACACCTACGGCTATGACGTGCAGGATGCTCTTACTGGAGATTCCAAGAGCCAAGTAGAGAATCGTGACGGAGGCGTTGTCAGTGGACAGTACTCTTTGAATGATGCTGATGGTTATAGACGTATTGTTGACTATACCTCGGATCCAATCAACGGATTCAACGCAGTTGTACGTCGCGAACCCCTTGCTGCTCCAGCCCTGCTTAAGGCTGCACCTGCAGGTCTAGCATACACTGTTGGCTCAGGATTGGTTAAGACAAGTTATGCGTCGCCTCTCATTTCCTACGCTtactaa